The Macrobrachium nipponense isolate FS-2020 chromosome 13, ASM1510439v2, whole genome shotgun sequence genome has a window encoding:
- the LOC135225743 gene encoding large ribosomal subunit protein eL36-like, with protein MAKKAAPRYAMAVGLNKGHRVTKNKRKPRPSSRKGKNTKHNKFIRDIVREVMGFAPYEKRTIELLKVSKDKRALKFLKKRLGTHIRAKRKREEMQRVMGQQRKAAAAAAAAAAAASSHK; from the exons atgGCTAAAAAAGCGGCTCCTCGATATGCTATGGCTGTTGGCCTTAACAAAGGCCACCGTGTCACAAAGAACAAGAGGAAACCCAGACCAAGTTCAAGGAAGGGG aAAAACACCAAACATAATAAATTCATCCGAGATATTGTTAGAGAAGTGATGGGATTTGCCCCTTATGAAAAGCGTACTATTGAATTGTTGAAGGTCTCCAAGGATAAGAGAGCTCTTAAATTCCTGAAAAAGAGG CTGGGTACGCACATCCGTGCCAAGAGGAAGCGTGAGGAAATGCAACGTGTCATGGGACAACAGAGAAaggctgctgctgccgccgctgctgcagctgctgctgcatCATCCCACAAGTAA